The Candidatus Binatia bacterium nucleotide sequence TAGGCCCTTCGGCCGGCGGGCCCCAGCGCCACGCACACCGGTGCCGTGAAGCCCGTAATTTCCGCCACGACCTCGTGGGCCCTCGAGTCCACCCGGAAGAGCTTACCGCCGCTCGGCGTCGGCAGGAACACTTCGCTCCCGTCTCGCAGGAAGGCGAGGCTCACGGCGTCTTCGCCGACACCGGGCAGCGAGCCCACGACCTCGCGCTGCCCGAGATCGACGACGCACGTACCCCCCTGGCAGCCGCTCACGTAAGCGAACTTCCCGTCGGGCCGCACACCCACGGCCAACGCTCCGCCCAGTGGGAGGAAAGCCTCCACGTCGGCGGTCCCCGTGTCGAGAAAGCAGAGCCCGACGGTGCCATCTTCCGGCGCGCAGCCGGCGACGAGCACGGTCTTCGTGTCCGGCGTGACGGCAACCCCGAAAGGCTCGCCGCCTACCGGGACCGTCCTTCGCACCTCGTGCCTCCGGGTGTCCACCAGGACGACACTACCGGAAGACGGGAGGGTCACGTAGGCTGCTCCGAGGTTCGGAGCCACGGCCACGGTACCACCCGGGCCCCCGAGGGCCACGGAGGTCACGACCGACCGCTCCGCCGTGTCGAAAACGACCGCCGTCCCGTCGTCCGTCGGCGAGGACGTAACCGAACTCGCCGTTCGGTGCGAAGGCGAGGTGCCGGGGACTCCTTCCCGCGGCGAAAGCGCCGACGAGCACGTTCGGGTCGCTGGCG carries:
- a CDS encoding hypothetical protein (possible pseudo, frameshifted), which gives rise to MAVAPNLGAAYVTLPSSGSVVLVDTRRHEVRRTVPVGGEPFGVAVTPDTKTVLVAGCAPEDGTVGLCFLDTGTADVEAFLPLGGALAVGVRPDGKFAYVSGCQGGTCVVDLGQREVVGSLPGVGEDAVSLAFLRDGSEVFLPTPSGGKLFRVDSRAHEVVAEITGFTAPVCVALGPAGRRAYVTDPEAARVRVVDVPTGNIAGGISTPGRRPYCVAVAPSLCPGDCDGDGAVDTEEFELVTSFLFDTTLLSLCPESDRDADLRVSAHEVVAALLALAEGCAS